Genomic segment of Pochonia chlamydosporia 170 chromosome 1, whole genome shotgun sequence:
CGGTTCACcgagaatgtctggtgtggtgatTGTGCGCAAGTTAAACAGCGTGCATACCCACTGGTTCTTAGAATAGTCGAGGTTAGGACGCAGTTTAATTGATATGCCGTTGATGACCATGGCTTTAAATACAAGAAGTGCCTGGAATACACTGTTTAATTGAAGATCGTTCTGGACCTCGTTAAAGTGTCGCAGTTTTCCCGAATCATGTCTCTTGAAATCTTCGTCCTCGGATAACATGAACGGCTGGTACTCCAGTCGACGCACTGTCTGTGTCCCAAAGTCTAAGCAGAAGCGACTATTTCGTGACTTGCGGAATGGTAGCGTAGGATCGTCTTCCAGACTGTCGCTAACAAATGCCAGCGAGGCCACGTCTGCCTCGTGGGCTCCCAGACCGAGAAGTATGGGAAGCATATCTTTTGACCGTACAAAAATGGCTCGTTCCCGAAGATAGCGCTCCCGAAGCTTCATGACCTCTGCGACGGCCTGGTAAAAACTTGGCTTGAACATATGGCTTCCTACTTGAAGTTGTCTTGAGTCTGGTATCTTCTCAtgctttggcaaagttggtggtggtatAAAATGATGCGGAATAGCATGGTGAGCTGCTACAGCTTCGACGgctttgtctttgtttgaTTCATGGAAGAAGCGCCGGCCATAACTCGCAGATGATGTGCCAATTTGCCCAATAGGCAGCTGAGTAGCTGACACCCGCACCGTTCGCAATGCTGGAGATAGTGAACCCATGGTTAAATGCCGGGTCGTAATGCTGATGTGGTTTGTTTTGGATTTAAAGCGACTGTTTCATTTGGTCGTATGTCGCCTGCCCCCTGCTTGTTCCTTCGATGAATGGCTGCTGATTGCTCAATGCCAAAATGCGTTGCACCCGTTGATCGTTTAACCGGCTTTTCCGAGTGTATGGAGTTTACTCTGCCTAAAATT
This window contains:
- a CDS encoding 2OG-Fe dioxygenase domain-containing protein — encoded protein: MGSLSPALRTVRVSATQLPIGQIGTSSASYGRRFFHESNKDKAVEAVAAHHAIPHHFIPPPTLPKHEKIPDSRQLQVGSHMFKPSFYQAVAEVMKLRERYLRERAIFVRSKDMLPILLGLGAHEADVASLAFVSDSLEDDPTLPFRKSRNSRFCLDFGTQTVRRLEYQPFMLSEDEDFKRHDSGKLRHFNEVQNDLQLNSVFQALLVFKAMVINGISIKLRPNLDYSKNQWVCTLFNLRTITTPDILGEPALEGVHSDGVDHTMTTFLGSTNMTSNSGATFIHDMDETTGISLRETSPHNILGRIRHSSLLDTLVVVDHERKHSLTAVYPEDKSRVATRDMLIFFTRRPYSSTHVAASMDSLRSHLQLPMEVPLFDPSRR